One genomic window of Bacteroidota bacterium includes the following:
- a CDS encoding outer membrane beta-barrel protein: MRTFKLFTILLILSMLSLSSYAQLFTVSGQVGYAGPRGNAFTDDVTGDRLSSFGLGYEADVMMCLDKLDNKLAVGLMYSGAALIGSEGESFFDFGVYGLALYGLKSQYRLLNPDKSFSPYGSLGLGLSQMSTPDVTVGTDVTKGGRAYSLGLRPEIGLDLGGFLISASYFVPMKYKIESPTGDFDGTAGAFNISIGYRHYMDLTGIF, translated from the coding sequence ATGAGAACATTTAAATTATTTACAATTCTATTGATATTAAGTATGTTAAGTCTGAGCTCATATGCTCAGCTATTTACTGTTTCAGGACAAGTGGGATATGCTGGCCCCAGAGGTAATGCATTTACCGATGACGTAACAGGAGATCGATTAAGCTCTTTTGGCTTAGGTTATGAAGCTGATGTGATGATGTGCTTAGATAAGTTAGATAATAAATTAGCCGTTGGATTAATGTACAGCGGTGCTGCCTTAATAGGAAGTGAAGGGGAGTCGTTTTTTGATTTTGGGGTATATGGACTTGCTCTTTATGGACTTAAAAGTCAATATCGATTATTAAACCCTGATAAATCATTCAGTCCCTATGGGAGTTTAGGTTTGGGCCTTTCTCAAATGTCAACACCAGATGTAACAGTTGGTACTGATGTAACAAAAGGTGGGCGTGCCTATTCATTAGGATTGCGTCCTGAAATTGGATTGGATTTAGGTGGCTTTTTAATTTCAGCATCTTATTTTGTTCCCATGAAATATAAAATTGAATCACCAACAGGAGATTTTGATGGTACTGCTGGAGCATTCAATATTTCAATAGGCTACAGACACTATATGGATTTGACTGGAATATTTTAG